GCAATATTTTTTAAGTCTTGATATACAAGTAACTTTCTCTGGTTTTGGCTTGAAAAGCACAAACTCCGAGCTGCCTGTTCCCTATCCTTCCAATGTCAGGTAGGAACAAAGGAGGTTGTTTGTCACTCTCAACTACTTTAAACCAGGAAGAACTTTGTTCACCTCTGTGAACTGTTCCCAGTACTTGTTTTCCGGGTGACACCCTTCAGCTGTAACCTGAAACAGTGACAGTGCGCCCATCACCAGTTTCCCACCTCCCACGACTGAAAGAACAGGCCAATTTACAAAGGAAAACTTTCCATCAGAACCCAAACACGTGTGCTGTTACTTCCCAAATTGTCACCAGCACCATTCTGCTTTGCTGGAGCTTACCAGGACAACAATTGCAGCCACTATTGCTACCAGTACCACCACAATGACAGCAATGACGCCGGGAGTCAGGGACTTCATGGAGAACTCAGGTGCTATTTCATCAACGTAGTAGACCACTGTCTTCTCAAGCTTCACTGGCTCGTTGTCAATGCTGACATTTATCCCAGCATCATTATGAAAGATGGACTGACCTTTCACCTAAAGCAGATAGGAAAATAGAGCCTTGCTCATTCACATTGCAGTAAGGCATTTATCTCATCACAGGAATAATTCACCTGGCTTTAGCCAGCACACACGAGTGCAGTGCAAGACACAAACCCAGCCTCTAGTTTGACCCACGACACACTTACATCTTTCTCAAAGTAGTAGGCCACATCAGCTATATCCACATCTCCAGCTAATTTTTGTGAGGCGTTTTGCTTCAAATCAATAGTAATTAAAGGGTTTTcgtactggaaaaaaaaaaataatgtggtATTAAGAAAGAGGTACTTTAAATCCAGCTATTGAATAATCACCAAAACATTATGATCCAGTTTGTGAACTTGCATCCTGGATAAAGTCTATGGTTCTTGAACTCAAGCTAACTGTTTACAGTAGGATTCAAATTCCATTTCTAGTGAAGCAAAGAAGTTATCTACAGACTGAGGAGAGCAGTGTCACTTCTCAGCATTTCTGTTCAGATACAGCCATTGGCTACTGCTCGCCATTTTGAGAGCTTCTACTAGAACTCATGCTGTATTGCATCAGTCAAACACgagtttttaaaacaaaatgaagTTCTGATACTTTGCTAAGCTCTCTGTGCCCCTTACCAGAACATTGGCTATGTAGCGGCCATCCAGTTGGTAACGACTGGTGATGGTGTCTGTGAAAAACCTGCAAGGACACCAAAGCCATGGCTGTAAAACCAGCATTTTTTCACATATATCATCTGACAAGTAGAGAAGACTGGTGCAATTGTTTTCTCCTGCAGTCTCTGTGGTGGGTGGAGCTCAGCTAGCACCTAAACCCTCACCTCGTCTTTCACTCACTTCTCCCTAGCAGGATCGGGAAAAGAATCAGAAGGgcgagaggaaggaaaaaaaaaaagcaaaaaccaaaataacccTCATCGTTTAAAATAAAGACAGTCTGGGAAGTGAAAGGGCTGGGTGGGGGAAATACAAAACCTCAAGTGATGTGAAAGCAATCAGTCATCACTGACAGATCAACGTCCAGCCAACCTGTGCGCAGTTGCCACTTGGGAAAAGACTTTCCCCCGGATTTATTGCTGAACGTGGCATCATACAATATAGGCTATATAGGTTCAGTCAATTCAGGTCAGGCTGTCCCCctcccagcctcctgcccaTCCCCACCCTACTCACTGGGGCAGCAGAGTGAGAGCCTGAGAAGGCCCTGGCATTATCTAAGTGCTGTTCAGCAGCAGCTAAAGCACTGGTGAATTCATCAACACCATTTTCGTCTAAAACACAGCACCACATCAACTGCTACCAACAAAATTATCTCTACCCCAACCAAACCCAGAGCGCTCTCTTCATGCTAGAGTTCAATAACTCCCAACAGTGAAGATGCACTTACTGTAAAATAAACATCTCTGTCAGACAAAAGAGCTTTACAGTTTGAAAAGCTCAGAAGAAGAGCTAGAGGGCAGCAGCTTTTGATTTGGAAAGGAGGCGATCCAATAGCTACAAGTGGggttttaacaaaaaaaaaaaaaaaaaggctaaacTCTCTTTTTCCTCATGCTGCTTCTATGTAGTCATTCTGCCATTTTTGTCAGTTTACTTCCTGATCAGTTTCACCCACTACCTTCCATTTCTTTTAGTATATTGatttgaggggggaaaaaactaGCGATCCATTTTAAACTGAAGGGAATCTCTTTAGCAGTTACTTTGTTTCCAATACAAATTAAAGCAATTCTGTGAAGAATCTGCAGCTTGCTTCTAAAACGTCTTACAAACGTCCGTCACTGCTTATAGCAACTATTTAGAAATACACTAGATATCTACTGGGACATAGATACACTAACATGACATTTTACTATCATCACTTACTTCTTTAAAGATTCAGCGTTCAGAGGAGCATTTCTCTCAGCATGTCTCATTTCAATGATGATCCACCTGAAGTACAATGAATATTCTTGAAGCACATGCAtataaaacacaacaaaaaaaaccaaaaaactaaCCCCAGGCTAAAAAACCAGAACAATGAGACAAAACCAAGGCAAGCAAAGTCTCTTCCAAACCCATTCAACATCTCCTTGTTTCTGAAGTAAAAACACCCCAGCCAAATAACCAGGTGTCGATTGCTCCATCTTCATTCATCCCCAGTGCATCATTCACACAAGGCAGAGCCTCACACAGGAATGTTTTCGTGTCACAGCACACCCTGTTGAAAGACTTACATCGTTCTGACTAATTGATTGCACTTCAAGTCTGCATCGTGTTTGTCAGTTCTCCTAACTCCAGCCGTGTTCACACACCAACAGGTGGTTCCATTGCACTGCTTCGCCTTGAAAGCGCCACTGTTTTCACACTCGGGATCGTAGAGACCATCGGTATCTTCAAACGCATCTTTTGGCTTCTCACGACGACCCGACTTGGAGCCCATCACTTCTGCTTTCATCAGCAGGCATTTCGAAGTCACTAAAAACAGCCAGAAAGTCGCGTTATGCATCGGCAGAGCACGCATGTCCAAAGCAGAGCTCCGAGTCCGCACAAACACCGGGTTACACCAGCGGCAACCAGATCCGAAGCCATTACACGGCAGAGCAGATGGCTGATACGTAGGTGGGGTATAAAATCAATACAACTGGGCTATGGCAGCCTCTCAAGGCAAAGGCCAACAAGCCCAGCCTTGGGATTTACAGTTTCCATTCCTCACAGCTGAGCTTGAACCCAGAGTGGGTCTTGTCACAAGGCTCTGTCCCCTCTAGATTTGTAGGAAAAGTGAGGATATGCGCTTGTGAGGAAGCTAAACGCTCATCTTCAATAAGTTCTTGCCACTGGAGAACAAATATTGAGGAGGAGGCGTGAGCCTACATGAGTACAAGCAGAGAAACCCTGATCGCTTCTCTTCCAACACCAGTTGACCTGGGAGACCAGGAAGAACAACTCCTCCCTTGCCTCCATTGTTTGCTGGGAGCTCAGCGGTCATTCCCACAAATTCCCCGGCGCTCCGCGGGCTCGCTTCCATGCCCCCCCACCCTGCCGTGCCCCTTTACTCACGCGTGGAGCAGTCCACGGTGGCTCCGGAGCCGATGGCTTGGCAGATACACCGGCCGCTGCTGTCCGTCCGGCAGTCGGTGACGCGCTTGTTCTTCTCGCACACACACGCTGCGAGGGAAGCGCGGCCATGAGGGGCACCGCGGCCGTGAGGGGCACCGCCATGCCACGGCAGGACAAAGTGGCCCCGGGCGGGCCGGGCGTGGCGTGCCCGCTCCCCCGCGTCCCCCcggcctccctccctccccgagTGCCGGGGCTCCCCTCGGGGCGCGGACAAAGGGGCGCTATCGGGGCCGGGCGCTCCTGCCCGCTACGGGGGAATGGTGTCGCCTTCGGGGCACAGGGCCTGAAGGGGTCCCGGAGCGGGGATGGGTTccgggatggggagggggtcccgggGCGCGGAGAGGACGGGCGGGTGCGGGCACTCACAGCTCTGGGCGGCGGTGGAGGCaaggcaaagcagcagcagcgcaGCCCCGCAGAGCAGCTTCATGGCTGGAGCGGGCGGCGGGCAGGCCGGGAAGGTGCTGGGGGCCGCGGGCAGAGCGGGAGCGGTGTGTGCGCGGAGCGGCGGCGGAGCGCTGTGAGCCGCCCGACAGGTTCCgcaggtgctggtgctggctgcgCCGCGCCCTCCCGGCTCCGGTTACACCTGGGAGGACGCGCggggggagcggcggcggcaaCAGCTCCTCCCCCGGGCCCGCCGGGCGCGCTCTTAAACCACCGCCGCCCCCTCCTCCTGCCGCACCTGGGCGAAACTGGATGGGCAGGGCGGGGCCCGCTCCCGGCCTCAGCAGCGCCTCTCCTGCGGGAGCCACGGGGGAGCGGCCGTGCCCGCTCCGCAGCCGCGCTGTGAAACCACCCCGCCTGGGCGGAGGGTGGCGGCGAGCTGGGGGAcagcggccccgccgcccaGGGGAAAGTGTTACTCATCCCGGGAGCTCCCGGGCGTGTTTGTCCTGTGACACACGGGCAGGGAGCGGAGCCCTCCCAGCTCGGGGCTTCCCGCGCCCGCCGCTGACCTTCGGAGCCTCGGGGCGGGCCCCGGGTCTCTGCCCTGGCCCGGTGGCCCCGGGCTCTTCCTTCGGGGGTGTTTCCACTCCCCGCTCGGCGAGCTGAGAGCAGACATAAAGGGGCAGGGAATGCTCGCAGGGATTGCTCGCACTTTAAAGTGAGCTTTGTTCGCATCCAGGGGCCGTGTGAAATACTCCGTGCTTGACATAAATTCTGATAATTCTTCAGTAAATTAAAAagcttattttattattatcattataaAAATGCTTATCTATATAGAATAAATACTTTCGTAAGGTTCTTCACTGATCACAcgtttagtttttattttcgGTTTTGGTTCCTTTCTGGAATACGTAGTAGATTTGCTCTATTTGCTCATGGTTGCTCTGAAGATTCGCTCCTGGTACTGCAATATCCTTATTTCCTCGCTCGGGGAAAAGCAGTCCTGGGCGCTTTGTCTCTGAGCAGCGCAGCTTTGTGGGAACCCACAAAATGGGAGGTAGTGCCAGAGCCTGGCCAGGTTGCCGAGGAGGAAGCACAGAAAAGCCGGCTGCAGGCTTTAAAAGTGTAAAAGTAACGtcaaaatggaagaaaaaagataAGTATGGTACACTGGAAATGCCTTGTGAACCTTGAGTTTATTTATTCAGTTAAAATATGCTTAGATCTTTCTAAAAGGTAGCTATATTAGCACCCTAGAAAAACAAGTTCTTTTGGTACAGGATAAAACCAGAATGACATCCTGCCCAAAGACTTGAAGCTTCCTCCTACCAGTTCACTGTACGACAAAAATGTGTTTCTGCTTTTGCATGTGGAGACGTCAGTAAGTGAAACTGTTTGAAAACT
This sequence is a window from Zonotrichia albicollis isolate bZonAlb1 chromosome 3, bZonAlb1.hap1, whole genome shotgun sequence. Protein-coding genes within it:
- the EPCAM gene encoding epithelial cell adhesion molecule produces the protein MKLLCGAALLLLCLASTAAQSSCVCEKNKRVTDCRTDSSGRCICQAIGSGATVDCSTLTSKCLLMKAEVMGSKSGRREKPKDAFEDTDGLYDPECENSGAFKAKQCNGTTCWCVNTAGVRRTDKHDADLKCNQLVRTMWIIIEMRHAERNAPLNAESLKKFFTDTITSRYQLDGRYIANVLYENPLITIDLKQNASQKLAGDVDIADVAYYFEKDVKGQSIFHNDAGINVSIDNEPVKLEKTVVYYVDEIAPEFSMKSLTPGVIAVIVVVLVAIVAAIVVLVLTRRRKGKYVKAEVKEMNEMHRGLNA